A window of Sutcliffiella cohnii contains these coding sequences:
- a CDS encoding metal-sensitive transcriptional regulator, which produces MEYNDQMKNRVKRIEGQLRGILRMMEENKDCKDVITQLSAARTAIDRTIGVVVSSNLVEGVRNAEEIGEKNTEELLKEAVNLLVRSR; this is translated from the coding sequence ATGGAATACAATGACCAAATGAAAAATAGAGTAAAGCGCATTGAAGGCCAACTTAGAGGAATCTTAAGAATGATGGAAGAAAATAAAGACTGTAAGGATGTTATTACTCAGTTGTCTGCAGCAAGAACTGCAATTGATCGGACAATTGGAGTAGTCGTCAGTTCTAATTTAGTGGAAGGTGTTAGAAACGCTGAAGAAATAGGTGAGAAAAATACAGAAGAACTATTAAAAGAAGCTGTCAATCTGCTTGTAAGAAGTAGATAA
- a CDS encoding MBL fold metallo-hydrolase: MTVKAMTSKEVTKKVFNKEPLFILDVRNESDFQDWKIEGENFDYFNIPYFELLDGVEGILDKIPANQEVLVVCAKEGSSLMVAEMLSEQGITASYLQGGMKAWSEHLEPVKVGDLNDGGEVYQFVRIGKGCLSYMVVSNSEAAIIDATRMTDVYLDFAKEIGATITHVFDTHLHADHISGGRVIAERTGATYWLPPKDATEVTFDYEALEGGNVVTIGNTAIDIHALYSPGHTIGSTSFVVDSQFLLSGDILFIDSIGRPDLAGMAEDWVADLRESLYTRYRELSEDLVVLPAHFMIIDELNEDGSVSEKLGTLFAKNHGLNIEDENEFRKLVTENLPPQPNAYQEIRETNMGKINPDDEKQREMEIGPNRCAVR; the protein is encoded by the coding sequence ATGACTGTAAAGGCTATGACTTCAAAAGAAGTAACAAAAAAAGTATTTAATAAAGAACCATTATTTATTCTAGACGTTCGTAATGAAAGTGACTTTCAAGATTGGAAAATTGAAGGAGAAAACTTCGACTATTTTAATATTCCGTATTTCGAGTTACTGGATGGAGTGGAAGGAATCTTAGATAAGATCCCGGCTAATCAAGAAGTTTTAGTAGTTTGTGCAAAAGAAGGATCTTCATTAATGGTGGCAGAGATGTTATCAGAACAAGGCATAACGGCTTCTTACCTGCAAGGTGGGATGAAAGCGTGGAGTGAGCACTTAGAGCCTGTGAAGGTTGGAGATTTAAACGATGGAGGCGAAGTGTATCAGTTCGTTCGTATCGGTAAGGGCTGCTTATCTTACATGGTTGTCTCAAATAGCGAAGCTGCAATTATCGATGCAACTCGTATGACTGATGTTTATCTTGATTTTGCAAAAGAAATCGGAGCTACGATCACTCATGTATTTGATACTCATCTTCATGCTGACCACATTTCTGGTGGAAGAGTCATTGCTGAGAGAACAGGTGCAACGTACTGGTTACCTCCAAAAGATGCGACAGAAGTAACATTTGACTACGAGGCTCTAGAAGGTGGAAATGTAGTGACAATCGGAAATACGGCGATTGATATTCATGCGCTATATTCACCAGGACACACAATCGGTTCTACATCGTTTGTTGTGGATTCTCAGTTCTTATTATCAGGTGATATCTTATTCATCGATTCAATTGGAAGACCAGATTTAGCTGGAATGGCAGAAGATTGGGTAGCAGATTTAAGAGAAAGTTTGTACACACGTTACAGAGAGCTATCAGAAGATTTAGTTGTTCTACCAGCACACTTTATGATCATTGATGAATTGAATGAAGACGGTAGTGTATCAGAAAAATTAGGAACACTATTTGCAAAAAATCACGGTCTAAACATTGAGGACGAAAATGAATTCAGAAAACTAGTAACAGAAAACCTACCACCACAACCAAATGCTTATCAAGAAATTCGTGAAACTAACATGGGGAAAATTAACCCAGATGATGAAAAACAACGTGAAATGGAAATTGGACCAAACCGTTGTGCGGTTCGATAA
- a CDS encoding sulfurtransferase TusA family protein — translation MEVTVNRVLDAKGLACPMPIVKTKKEMNTLEPGEVMEIQATDKGSTADLKAWASSTGHQYLGTVEEGETLKHYLRKARSEEEKPEAKHSDVVHLDELLNKLDGNEEVTVLDVREPAEYAFGHVPGAINIPLGELENRFEELNNVDNLHVICRTGSRSDFAAQKLTEKGFSNVKNVVPGMIDWTGPIDKNH, via the coding sequence ATGGAAGTTACAGTTAATAGGGTGTTAGACGCAAAGGGACTGGCTTGCCCGATGCCAATTGTAAAAACAAAAAAAGAAATGAACACTCTTGAACCGGGTGAAGTGATGGAAATTCAAGCAACTGATAAAGGTTCAACAGCTGATTTAAAAGCTTGGGCTTCTAGTACCGGTCATCAGTATTTAGGAACTGTAGAAGAGGGCGAGACCTTAAAGCATTATCTTCGAAAAGCTCGTTCCGAAGAAGAAAAACCTGAAGCAAAGCATTCGGATGTGGTTCATTTAGATGAATTATTAAATAAATTAGATGGTAATGAAGAAGTAACTGTTTTAGATGTGAGAGAACCGGCTGAATATGCATTCGGTCATGTGCCAGGTGCCATCAATATCCCTCTTGGTGAATTAGAAAATCGGTTTGAAGAACTAAACAATGTAGACAATCTACATGTCATTTGTAGAACGGGTAGTCGCAGTGATTTTGCTGCACAAAAGTTAACCGAAAAAGGCTTTAGCAACGTTAAAAATGTAGTTCCTGGAATGATAGACTGGACAGGCCCTATCGATAAAAATCATTAA
- a CDS encoding rhodanese-like domain-containing protein — MEYLNYLIIGLFLLFIIKRIIPAKGVRQITTTDLKNELKDRNKQFVDVRTPGEFKGRNIKGFKNLPLQQLAQKAEKELSKDKEVVVICQSGMRSQNATKILKKLGFTNVTNVKGGMSAWR; from the coding sequence TTGGAATATCTAAATTATTTAATCATTGGACTCTTTCTGTTATTTATCATTAAACGAATCATCCCGGCTAAAGGTGTTAGACAGATTACAACAACAGATTTAAAGAATGAATTAAAAGATAGGAATAAACAATTTGTTGATGTACGTACTCCTGGGGAGTTTAAGGGAAGAAACATTAAAGGGTTTAAAAATCTCCCACTCCAACAACTTGCTCAAAAAGCGGAGAAGGAACTATCAAAAGACAAAGAAGTAGTTGTTATATGTCAAAGTGGAATGAGAAGTCAAAATGCTACTAAAATATTAAAAAAATTAGGATTTACGAACGTGACAAATGTAAAAGGTGGTATGAGCGCCTGGAGATAA
- a CDS encoding sulfurtransferase TusA family protein, with amino-acid sequence MESTKVLDAKGLACPMPIVKTKKEMDALSSGEVLEIHATDKGAKNDLAAWAQSGGHELLKDEEENGVYKFWLKKG; translated from the coding sequence ATGGAATCCACAAAAGTATTAGATGCAAAAGGGCTAGCTTGCCCAATGCCAATTGTAAAAACAAAAAAGGAAATGGATGCATTAAGTTCAGGGGAGGTTCTTGAAATTCATGCAACCGATAAAGGGGCAAAAAATGATTTGGCCGCATGGGCACAATCGGGTGGACATGAATTACTAAAAGACGAAGAAGAAAATGGCGTTTATAAATTCTGGTTAAAAAAAGGATAG
- a CDS encoding rhodanese-like domain-containing protein: MKIKSIAFYLPFIILVLYFGYTQFENKSIKTISINELEQKLQEPKSSNIIFVDVREPHEYEAGHIKGMKNIPLSTLKSDYRSLSKDSEIVLLCRSGKRSLKAANILKDFGYGNVVSVSGGIQDWQGEIIK; this comes from the coding sequence TTGAAGATCAAATCTATAGCATTTTATCTACCATTTATCATTTTAGTATTGTATTTTGGTTATACCCAGTTTGAAAATAAAAGTATTAAAACAATTTCAATTAATGAATTGGAGCAAAAATTACAGGAACCAAAATCCAGTAACATAATCTTTGTAGATGTACGTGAGCCTCATGAATATGAAGCAGGTCATATTAAAGGGATGAAAAACATACCACTTAGCACATTGAAATCTGACTATAGAAGTCTTTCTAAGGATTCGGAAATCGTTTTATTGTGCAGAAGTGGGAAACGAAGTCTTAAAGCTGCAAACATTTTAAAAGATTTTGGTTATGGTAATGTTGTAAGTGTCAGTGGCGGTATTCAAGACTGGCAGGGAGAAATTATAAAATAA
- a CDS encoding peroxiredoxin family protein: MNKQILVLVGLIGLLGWGVYDYAFSEKDNMNDTSLNSRIENNDLISGIKEGNLAPEFQLQTLEGREVKLSDYKGKKVILNFWATWCPPCKAEMPHMQEFYLQNENVEILAVNLTTAEKNTNDIGKFVKDYGLTFPILLDTKGDIGETYQAFTIPTSYIIDSHGIVRKKIVGPMDKEMMEQLIKSID, from the coding sequence ATGAACAAACAAATACTCGTCTTAGTAGGTTTGATTGGTCTTTTAGGATGGGGAGTATATGACTATGCATTTTCAGAAAAAGACAATATGAATGACACCTCCCTTAACAGTCGAATAGAAAATAATGATTTAATTAGTGGAATAAAAGAAGGGAATTTGGCACCTGAATTTCAACTCCAGACTTTAGAAGGAAGAGAAGTAAAGCTTTCTGACTATAAAGGAAAGAAGGTCATCCTAAATTTTTGGGCAACTTGGTGTCCTCCGTGTAAAGCTGAAATGCCTCATATGCAAGAATTTTATCTGCAAAATGAAAATGTAGAAATCTTAGCAGTTAATTTAACTACTGCAGAAAAGAACACAAACGATATTGGAAAATTTGTAAAAGATTATGGATTAACTTTTCCAATACTGCTTGATACTAAAGGCGATATAGGAGAAACATATCAAGCTTTCACGATTCCAACGAGTTATATAATTGATTCGCATGGAATTGTTCGAAAGAAAATTGTCGGACCGATGGATAAGGAAATGATGGAGCAATTAATAAAAAGTATCGACTAA
- a CDS encoding glutaredoxin family protein: MSKDVTVYTTNTCPYCVMVKKFLNEQGVAFKEVNVQENPAAGDKLVETTGQMGVPQIEISGEWVLGYDPETITQLLEK, encoded by the coding sequence ATGAGTAAAGATGTAACAGTTTATACGACTAACACTTGTCCCTATTGTGTAATGGTAAAAAAATTTTTAAATGAGCAAGGTGTAGCATTTAAAGAAGTAAATGTGCAAGAAAATCCTGCAGCAGGAGATAAATTGGTTGAAACAACAGGTCAGATGGGAGTCCCTCAAATTGAAATTAGTGGTGAGTGGGTTTTAGGATATGATCCTGAAACGATTACTCAACTTTTAGAAAAGTAA
- a CDS encoding sulfurtransferase TusA family protein, giving the protein MEATKVLDAKGLACPMPIVKTKKAINELASGEILEIHATDKGAKNDLTAWAKSGGHELIKHEEENDVFKFWIKKG; this is encoded by the coding sequence ATGGAAGCAACAAAAGTATTAGATGCAAAAGGGTTAGCATGTCCAATGCCAATTGTAAAAACAAAAAAAGCAATCAATGAATTAGCATCAGGTGAAATTCTAGAAATTCATGCAACTGATAAAGGTGCTAAAAACGACCTAACTGCTTGGGCAAAGTCTGGTGGTCATGAATTAATTAAACATGAAGAAGAAAATGATGTATTTAAATTTTGGATTAAAAAGGGTTAA
- a CDS encoding peroxiredoxin family protein, producing MNTKKVVVLALHDELESAYPPLNVAVGATSSGADVILAFSRKGVNILDQKYIPIPSDGIEYLSNALSDFNAPSINDLLEIAVESGVKLYVVDLDIKDHTQFKYPAEQVPIKWVLNEAVSADLFVHF from the coding sequence ATGAACACGAAAAAAGTTGTCGTATTAGCGCTTCATGATGAATTAGAGTCTGCTTACCCACCCTTAAATGTTGCTGTTGGAGCTACTTCATCCGGGGCTGATGTGATTTTAGCCTTCTCACGAAAAGGAGTAAATATTTTAGATCAAAAATACATTCCTATTCCATCGGATGGAATTGAATACTTGTCAAATGCGCTATCTGATTTTAACGCACCTTCAATTAACGACTTACTTGAGATAGCTGTTGAATCAGGAGTTAAACTTTATGTAGTGGATTTAGATATTAAGGACCATACGCAATTTAAGTACCCAGCTGAGCAAGTTCCGATTAAATGGGTCTTAAACGAGGCAGTTTCAGCGGATTTGTTTGTACATTTTTAA
- a CDS encoding sulfite exporter TauE/SafE family protein: MDIAFIVVIFLIGFIGAFISGMVGIGGSIIKYPMLLYIPPLFGLAAFSAHEVSGISAIQVFFATIGGVWAYRKGGYLNKTLILYMGVAILIGSFIGGYGSKLMTESGINLVYGILALIAVVMMFLPKKGIDEIPLDQVKFNKWLAAVLALIVGAGAGIVGAAGAFILVPIMLVVLKIPTRMTIATSLAITFISSIGATVGKITTGQVKYYTALIMVVASLIASPLGANYGKKINTKILQWILALLILATSIKIWSDILF; this comes from the coding sequence GTGGATATCGCTTTTATCGTTGTTATATTCCTTATCGGTTTTATTGGAGCCTTCATATCTGGAATGGTAGGAATTGGTGGATCGATTATTAAATATCCCATGCTTTTATATATTCCACCACTGTTTGGATTAGCTGCATTTAGTGCACATGAGGTGTCTGGAATCAGCGCAATTCAAGTTTTTTTCGCCACAATAGGTGGAGTATGGGCTTATCGAAAAGGCGGGTATTTGAATAAAACGTTAATACTATACATGGGTGTTGCCATACTAATTGGAAGCTTTATTGGTGGATACGGCTCAAAGCTCATGACCGAAAGTGGAATTAACTTAGTATATGGAATTCTAGCATTAATCGCCGTTGTGATGATGTTCTTGCCTAAAAAAGGAATCGACGAAATCCCTCTTGATCAAGTGAAGTTTAATAAATGGCTCGCAGCCGTTCTTGCACTAATCGTCGGGGCAGGGGCAGGGATTGTTGGTGCAGCTGGTGCATTTATTTTAGTTCCTATCATGCTCGTAGTGCTAAAAATTCCAACTAGAATGACGATAGCGACTTCTTTAGCTATTACGTTTATATCGTCAATTGGTGCAACTGTTGGGAAAATCACAACGGGTCAAGTCAAATATTATACAGCGTTAATCATGGTTGTAGCAAGTCTAATAGCTTCGCCACTTGGTGCTAATTATGGAAAAAAAATAAACACCAAAATCTTACAATGGATTTTGGCATTACTCATATTAGCTACTTCAATTAAAATTTGGTCTGATATTTTATTTTAA
- a CDS encoding DsrE/DsrF/DrsH-like family protein encodes MKVAIIASNGGMFDAYKVFNIATAAAATDAEVGIFFTFEGLNLIHKEGHKNLPMPAGTEHFQEGFKKANVPPVEELVAMASEMGVKMIACQMTMDVMSLEKEHFVGGIDVGGAVTFLAFAKDADVTLTF; translated from the coding sequence ATGAAAGTAGCTATAATTGCCTCAAACGGTGGGATGTTTGATGCCTATAAAGTATTCAATATTGCAACGGCTGCAGCTGCTACTGATGCTGAAGTGGGAATTTTTTTTACATTTGAAGGCTTAAATCTCATTCATAAAGAAGGTCATAAAAATTTGCCAATGCCTGCAGGAACAGAACATTTTCAAGAAGGATTTAAAAAAGCAAATGTTCCACCAGTTGAAGAACTTGTTGCAATGGCGAGTGAAATGGGTGTGAAAATGATTGCGTGTCAAATGACAATGGATGTTATGAGTCTTGAAAAAGAACACTTTGTAGGAGGGATTGATGTTGGCGGTGCAGTTACTTTTTTAGCGTTTGCTAAAGATGCTGACGTAACGCTAACGTTCTAA
- a CDS encoding glutaredoxin family protein: MSTVTVYTTTRCPYCVMLKNFLADQNIPFKEVNVEVNPEIMNQLVAKTGQMGVPQTEVNGKWVIGYDPNNIMLALRN, encoded by the coding sequence ATGAGCACAGTAACGGTATACACAACCACACGCTGTCCATATTGTGTTATGCTAAAGAACTTTTTGGCAGATCAAAATATACCTTTTAAAGAGGTAAATGTTGAAGTAAATCCAGAAATTATGAACCAACTAGTCGCGAAAACCGGACAAATGGGTGTTCCTCAAACAGAGGTAAATGGTAAGTGGGTAATTGGTTATGATCCAAATAATATAATGCTAGCATTAAGAAACTAG
- a CDS encoding sulfurtransferase TusA family protein: MDSLKTDLLLDAKGLACPMPIVKTKKAMNELQAGQVLEVQATDKGSKADLEAWAKSAGHQYLGTIEQGEVLKHYLRKSSNDGTIERKHPNITSNEELEKKLDVNENIVVLDVREAAEYAFNHIPNAISIPLGELENRLSELNTTDEIYVVCRTGNRSDLAAQKLAEKGFANVINVVPGMSAWSGKTISVNK, encoded by the coding sequence ATGGATTCATTAAAAACAGATCTTTTATTAGATGCAAAGGGTTTAGCTTGCCCAATGCCTATCGTAAAAACAAAAAAGGCAATGAATGAGTTGCAAGCGGGTCAAGTTTTAGAGGTTCAAGCAACAGATAAAGGGTCAAAAGCTGATCTTGAAGCATGGGCAAAAAGCGCTGGTCATCAGTATCTAGGCACAATTGAACAAGGAGAAGTGTTAAAGCATTACCTTAGAAAATCTTCCAATGATGGAACAATTGAAAGAAAACATCCTAACATTACAAGCAATGAAGAGTTGGAGAAAAAACTAGATGTTAACGAGAATATTGTTGTTCTCGACGTGAGAGAAGCAGCGGAGTACGCATTTAATCATATCCCTAACGCTATCTCTATTCCCTTAGGGGAGTTGGAGAATCGTCTTTCTGAGCTTAATACAACTGATGAGATTTATGTGGTGTGTCGAACTGGAAACCGTAGTGATCTCGCAGCTCAAAAATTAGCTGAAAAAGGTTTTGCAAATGTGATTAATGTTGTGCCAGGGATGAGTGCTTGGTCAGGCAAAACCATTAGCGTAAATAAGTAA
- a CDS encoding class I SAM-dependent methyltransferase: MNSWNDRFKNENYVYGTNPNVFLADIHKKLSLSGDALAIAEGEGRNAVYLAQQGMNVTAWDYAQSGLTKTEKLAKDRNVTVQTKLVDLNEANWDKDQWDELICIFGHFPEALRKKTLEGVKEAVKPGGYFISEVYSVYQLPYKSGGPQNIELLYKPEEFLSVFSDWRIVHFFMGEVVRNEGELHNGLSHVIQFVGQKRE; this comes from the coding sequence ATGAATTCCTGGAATGATCGATTTAAAAATGAAAATTATGTTTATGGAACTAATCCAAACGTATTTCTTGCAGATATCCATAAAAAATTAAGTCTATCAGGAGATGCATTGGCTATAGCTGAAGGAGAAGGTAGAAATGCAGTCTACTTGGCGCAACAAGGAATGAATGTAACTGCATGGGATTATGCGCAATCCGGACTGACTAAAACAGAAAAGCTCGCCAAGGATAGAAATGTAACAGTTCAAACAAAGCTTGTAGACTTAAATGAAGCTAACTGGGATAAAGATCAGTGGGATGAATTGATTTGTATTTTTGGTCACTTTCCTGAGGCATTACGTAAAAAAACACTTGAAGGTGTTAAGGAAGCAGTTAAACCAGGTGGTTATTTTATTTCAGAAGTGTATTCGGTATATCAACTACCATACAAAAGTGGTGGACCACAAAATATAGAGCTGCTATACAAACCAGAAGAGTTTCTAAGCGTTTTTTCAGATTGGCGGATTGTTCACTTTTTTATGGGCGAGGTTGTAAGGAATGAAGGTGAACTTCATAATGGTTTGTCCCATGTTATTCAGTTTGTGGGGCAAAAAAGAGAATAA
- a CDS encoding cytochrome c biogenesis CcdA family protein has translation MENITIFFALTAGVLSFFSPCVFPLIPAYVAHLTDGSVKDGKVNTQKSVLFSRSISFIVGFSIVFVLLGASASVVGQMFLDNKKLIQMIGGFLIIIFGLQMLGVFKIKFLMTEKRFDYNGKSKASSLKSFILGLAFGSGWTPCVGLALSSILLLASSTETIYSGMFLLWIYALGLGIPFLLLSILVTYSLNVVKRINKVLPKLSLINGVILIIMGLLLFTGQMEKISAYLSTFTIFKGVGL, from the coding sequence TTGGAGAATATCACAATATTTTTTGCATTAACTGCAGGAGTACTTTCATTTTTTTCACCATGTGTGTTTCCATTAATTCCTGCATATGTTGCCCATTTAACCGATGGGTCAGTAAAAGATGGAAAAGTAAATACACAGAAAAGTGTACTGTTTTCTCGTTCAATTAGTTTTATCGTTGGATTTAGTATTGTATTTGTGTTATTAGGAGCTTCAGCAAGTGTTGTAGGACAAATGTTTTTAGATAATAAGAAATTGATTCAAATGATAGGTGGATTCCTCATCATTATTTTTGGATTGCAGATGCTTGGTGTATTTAAAATAAAGTTTTTGATGACTGAAAAACGGTTTGATTATAATGGGAAGTCCAAAGCTAGTTCTCTAAAATCATTTATCCTTGGTTTAGCATTTGGATCAGGGTGGACACCTTGTGTAGGACTTGCTTTATCGTCCATTTTATTACTGGCTAGTTCAACTGAAACGATTTATTCTGGCATGTTTTTGTTATGGATATACGCCTTAGGGCTAGGCATTCCTTTTCTTCTGTTATCTATCCTTGTGACATACTCTTTAAACGTTGTTAAAAGAATCAATAAGGTTTTACCAAAGCTTTCGCTAATTAATGGAGTAATTCTTATCATAATGGGATTGTTATTATTCACTGGTCAAATGGAAAAGATCAGTGCTTATCTCTCTACATTCACGATTTTTAAAGGAGTGGGATTATGA
- a CDS encoding DsrE/DsrF/DrsH-like family protein encodes MSKVAIIASNGGLFDAYKVFNIATAAAASDQEVAIFFTFEGLNLIHKEANQQLPMPEGKEHFAEGFSKANVPAIPELVAMAQEMGVKFIGCQMTMDVMGLEKEAFVDGIEVGGAVTFLEFAKDAEVTLTF; translated from the coding sequence ATGAGTAAAGTAGCAATCATTGCAAGTAATGGTGGATTATTTGATGCATATAAAGTGTTTAATATCGCAACAGCTGCTGCAGCATCTGATCAAGAAGTTGCCATATTCTTTACATTTGAAGGATTAAACTTAATCCACAAAGAAGCAAATCAACAGCTTCCAATGCCAGAGGGAAAAGAGCACTTTGCTGAAGGGTTTTCCAAAGCGAACGTGCCAGCTATACCTGAGTTAGTGGCAATGGCACAAGAAATGGGTGTCAAATTCATTGGGTGTCAAATGACAATGGATGTGATGGGATTGGAAAAAGAAGCATTTGTGGATGGAATTGAAGTAGGTGGAGCTGTAACCTTTTTAGAATTTGCAAAAGATGCAGAAGTAACTCTTACGTTTTAG
- a CDS encoding DsrE/DsrF/DrsH-like family protein: MMNKKFVYFVSLSSNVPYVLKKSIEMVEQKNEVAIFFDLDGARVLDKRYFKKMTRTHGGDLSLLFNLALNAGIKLYGCQMNVLIADGLELIDGAELAGVVTFLEAAYQADAVLSY; encoded by the coding sequence ATGATGAACAAGAAATTTGTTTATTTTGTATCGTTAAGCTCAAATGTTCCCTATGTGTTGAAGAAATCAATCGAAATGGTTGAACAAAAAAATGAAGTCGCCATATTTTTTGATCTTGATGGAGCCCGTGTTTTAGATAAACGTTATTTTAAAAAAATGACGAGAACTCATGGAGGGGATCTCTCCTTACTTTTCAACTTGGCTTTAAATGCGGGAATCAAACTGTATGGTTGTCAAATGAATGTGTTAATTGCAGATGGTTTGGAACTAATAGATGGGGCAGAGTTAGCGGGCGTTGTTACCTTTTTAGAAGCAGCCTACCAAGCTGATGCTGTTTTAAGTTATTAA
- a CDS encoding rhodanese-like domain-containing protein codes for MKQLTAKDVETLLVEGQPLNLIDVREVDEVETGKIPGVIHIPLGLLEFRMHELDKSQDYIMVCRSGARSGRACQFLESHGFKVTNMTGGMLAWEGETK; via the coding sequence ATGAAGCAATTAACAGCTAAAGATGTAGAAACACTGTTAGTAGAAGGTCAACCATTAAACCTAATTGATGTTCGTGAAGTAGATGAAGTTGAAACTGGGAAAATCCCAGGAGTGATCCACATTCCACTAGGCTTATTAGAATTCCGTATGCATGAATTAGATAAGTCACAAGACTATATCATGGTTTGTCGTTCTGGTGCACGTAGTGGTCGCGCCTGTCAATTTCTTGAAAGTCATGGGTTTAAGGTAACCAACATGACAGGTGGAATGCTTGCATGGGAAGGCGAAACAAAATAA
- a CDS encoding MBL fold metallo-hydrolase — protein sequence MGTTTALKTISVKDLAKKVINHEDLFILDTRNTSDFDDWKIEGRNIEVINSPYVELLEGVDSILDKLPKSKEIYVICAKGGASEFVAEQIMEQGFTDVYSVEGGMKAWSEHLEPIKIGDLKDGGSIYQFVRIGKGCLSYLIESDGKGAIIDTNRMLSPYEEMIKKHNITLIHVLDTHLHADHISGGRELAEKHDAMYYLPPKDAGEVTFNYSQINDGDEYKVGQTTIKAIYSPGHTIGSTSFVVDDQYLLTGDILFIDSIGRPDLAGKAEDWVRDLRNTLYQRYKELAENLLVLPAHYMGINEMNDDGSISEKLGVLYQQNHGLKINDEAEFRKTVTENLPPQPNSFQEIRETNMGKVKPEEEQQREMEIGPNRCAVR from the coding sequence ATGGGAACAACAACAGCTCTGAAAACAATATCTGTTAAAGATTTAGCCAAGAAAGTAATTAATCATGAAGATCTTTTCATCCTTGATACCCGTAATACAAGCGATTTTGACGATTGGAAAATAGAAGGACGCAATATAGAGGTAATCAACTCTCCTTACGTTGAGTTATTAGAAGGAGTCGATTCCATTTTAGATAAACTACCAAAGAGCAAAGAAATTTATGTTATTTGTGCAAAAGGAGGCGCATCAGAATTTGTCGCCGAACAAATAATGGAACAGGGGTTTACAGATGTTTACTCAGTAGAAGGCGGAATGAAGGCTTGGAGTGAACACCTTGAGCCAATAAAGATTGGTGATTTGAAAGATGGAGGAAGCATCTATCAATTTGTACGGATTGGAAAAGGCTGCCTTTCCTATTTAATTGAGTCTGACGGAAAAGGGGCAATAATTGATACTAACAGAATGTTGTCTCCATACGAAGAGATGATAAAGAAACATAATATTACGTTAATCCATGTATTAGATACTCATTTGCACGCTGACCATATTTCTGGTGGTAGAGAACTTGCTGAAAAACATGATGCCATGTATTATTTACCACCAAAGGACGCTGGTGAAGTCACATTTAACTATTCACAAATTAATGACGGTGATGAATACAAGGTTGGACAGACAACGATAAAAGCCATTTACTCTCCAGGGCATACCATTGGTAGTACATCTTTCGTCGTTGATGATCAATATCTATTAACAGGTGACATTTTATTTATTGATTCTATTGGTCGCCCTGATCTTGCAGGTAAAGCTGAAGACTGGGTAAGAGATTTAAGAAATACACTTTATCAACGTTACAAAGAGCTCGCTGAAAACCTTCTAGTGTTACCTGCCCATTACATGGGAATTAACGAAATGAATGATGATGGAAGTATATCTGAAAAACTTGGCGTGCTATATCAACAAAATCATGGATTAAAAATTAATGATGAAGCTGAATTTAGAAAAACAGTCACAGAAAATCTACCACCTCAGCCGAATTCATTTCAAGAAATTCGTGAGACAAATATGGGTAAAGTCAAACCAGAAGAAGAACAACAAAGGGAAATGGAAATTGGACCAAATCGCTGTGCAGTGAGATAG